From Ruminococcus sp. HUN007, a single genomic window includes:
- a CDS encoding YfjI family protein, translating to MTNEIRWVKPTPLRSDGANLLKFPVNALPPVIADMADAVAATTSTDVAMAGTSILSAVSYCFSGVYRMAAKRDHTEPLVLDTLTIAEPSFKKSPVISLIKKPYTDFTRDWNKKHTQEYFTAQSKRKLLENKLEALEKKNDVTAEEIADLQIKLSNIPAGNLRRITVDDVTPESLVKLLEENGTLLMISDEAGMLGNFSGRYSNNIPNLDLLLKTWNGETYISDRATRSSIILPKPYMSICLACQPYVFEGLISNPTFRGSGLTARFLYCFPESNIGFRKYDTPAVPEAVSENYRELICKLLSVKFAYHDETEQYLHFDSKAYSEFVDYYNNFIEPHLITDMAFCKDWGGKYHGELLRLCGIIHCIRCALNNSNPAETPVTLDTFCNAVEIGEYFREQAIYAYSLGDVDLGTIKAEKVLAKIRSRHITNIRQNDLYKLCRCTLFRNAADFGETMDMLEEYNYLRREKVEGANGNNKSGTMVFINPLI from the coding sequence TTGACTAATGAAATCAGATGGGTTAAACCCACACCGCTCCGTTCTGACGGAGCAAATCTTTTGAAGTTCCCTGTAAACGCACTTCCGCCTGTTATAGCTGATATGGCAGATGCGGTAGCAGCTACAACATCAACAGATGTAGCAATGGCCGGAACTTCAATTCTTTCAGCAGTGAGCTACTGTTTTTCAGGGGTATATCGTATGGCAGCAAAGCGTGATCATACAGAACCGCTTGTGCTTGATACCCTCACGATTGCAGAACCGAGCTTCAAAAAGTCTCCTGTTATTTCTCTTATAAAGAAACCGTACACTGACTTTACCCGTGACTGGAACAAAAAGCACACACAGGAATACTTCACGGCTCAGTCAAAACGTAAACTGCTGGAAAACAAGCTTGAAGCACTTGAAAAGAAGAATGATGTTACCGCTGAGGAGATCGCTGACCTGCAAATAAAACTCAGTAATATCCCTGCAGGTAACTTACGCAGAATAACAGTGGACGATGTTACTCCGGAATCACTTGTAAAGCTGCTTGAAGAAAACGGAACACTTCTTATGATATCTGATGAAGCTGGTATGCTCGGTAATTTCAGCGGACGGTACAGCAATAACATTCCTAACCTTGATTTGCTTTTAAAGACATGGAACGGTGAGACCTATATCAGTGACAGAGCGACCAGATCAAGCATTATTCTTCCGAAGCCTTACATGAGTATTTGTCTTGCGTGTCAGCCTTATGTTTTTGAAGGTTTGATCAGCAATCCCACTTTCCGTGGCAGCGGTCTTACTGCACGTTTTCTATATTGTTTCCCTGAAAGCAATATCGGTTTTCGCAAGTATGATACCCCGGCTGTTCCTGAAGCTGTATCAGAGAATTACAGGGAGCTGATATGCAAGCTTCTCAGTGTAAAATTCGCTTATCATGATGAAACAGAACAGTATCTGCACTTTGACAGTAAGGCTTACAGTGAGTTCGTTGACTACTACAACAACTTTATCGAACCGCATCTCATTACCGATATGGCGTTCTGCAAAGACTGGGGTGGAAAATATCACGGTGAACTGCTTCGCCTGTGCGGTATCATTCACTGTATCAGGTGTGCTCTGAATAATAGCAATCCTGCTGAAACACCTGTTACGCTTGATACGTTCTGCAATGCTGTCGAGATAGGTGAATACTTCCGTGAACAGGCAATATATGCTTACAGTCTCGGTGACGTTGACCTCGGAACGATAAAAGCAGAGAAAGTACTCGCAAAGATACGTTCCAGACACATTACTAATATCCGGCAGAACGATCTTTACAAGCTGTGCAGATGTACTCTGTTCAGGAACGCTGCTGACTTCGGTGAGACTATGGATATGCTGGAGGAATACAATTATCTCCGCCGTGAAAAAGTTGAAGGAGCAAACGGAAACAACAAAAGCGGAACTATGGTTTTTATAAATCCGCTTATCTGA
- a CDS encoding leucine-rich repeat protein: MTVTCNNARETLKKGTLPKRIDLNSSRIIKSLADLQSIPYELTMIFPEFKYYYFRGAGGDYSSYSEYWLDENGTERIICSSDLSQPVYEITVKSKLDPYKEDELLEYCYNRSIELHTDAIECSDGRYKYSGVIKSTNSSDNSDIKVFTSGIWKYEVMDDNTAIIVDCDLPKYDAAELIKEPFVLPDKLDDHIVSGLYAGLKGTGITKLVVPDNYKYINELIGLDNLTELVIDSPDLVLHSSSIVSCKKLEKLTLNVDSIEENMLLGCYALKTIDIKGATGISCDAFHNIESLSEVTLPAKGLKYIGQDAFVGTSLKELYVPEDVEIAGMLKTPYMTSEGKLVDPLTEDNIKIVNDECVILSYYNTEGQSYAVANKCKFSPMDNLNYGDLTGDGAYNSIDVLTLQKWLLGNQNSKLSNWEYADFSKNGKLDIADFCLIKSNLVK; this comes from the coding sequence ATGACTGTAACTTGCAACAACGCACGTGAAACTTTAAAAAAAGGAACTTTACCAAAAAGAATAGATCTGAATAGTTCGAGAATCATCAAATCTCTTGCGGATTTACAGTCTATTCCGTATGAACTCACAATGATTTTTCCAGAGTTTAAATATTACTATTTCCGAGGAGCAGGTGGAGATTATTCCTCTTACAGTGAATATTGGCTTGATGAGAATGGCACTGAGCGTATCATATGTTCATCCGATCTCAGTCAACCTGTATATGAAATAACAGTCAAGAGCAAACTCGATCCTTATAAAGAAGATGAATTACTCGAATACTGTTACAACAGATCGATTGAGCTTCATACGGATGCGATTGAATGCAGTGACGGAAGATATAAATATAGTGGTGTTATTAAATCCACTAACTCTTCCGATAATTCTGATATTAAAGTTTTTACTTCGGGCATCTGGAAATATGAAGTGATGGATGATAATACCGCTATTATTGTTGACTGCGACTTGCCTAAATATGATGCAGCAGAATTGATCAAAGAACCATTTGTTCTTCCGGATAAACTGGATGATCATATAGTTTCCGGCTTATACGCTGGCCTGAAAGGCACTGGAATTACTAAACTCGTTGTTCCGGACAATTACAAATATATAAATGAACTTATAGGTCTTGACAATCTTACAGAACTGGTTATTGATTCTCCTGACCTGGTTTTACATTCGTCTAGTATAGTATCATGCAAAAAGCTGGAGAAGCTTACTCTTAACGTTGATTCAATTGAAGAAAATATGCTTTTAGGTTGTTATGCTTTAAAAACGATTGATATAAAAGGCGCAACAGGTATTTCATGTGACGCTTTCCATAATATTGAATCACTTAGCGAAGTCACCCTTCCTGCAAAAGGACTAAAGTATATCGGACAAGATGCATTTGTAGGAACATCATTAAAAGAACTATATGTTCCAGAGGACGTAGAAATTGCAGGCATGTTAAAGACTCCTTATATGACGTCTGAAGGTAAATTGGTAGATCCTCTTACAGAAGATAATATTAAAATAGTTAATGATGAGTGTGTAATATTATCTTATTACAATACAGAGGGACAGAGTTATGCTGTCGCTAATAAATGCAAATTCTCACCAATGGATAATCTGAATTATGGAGATTTAACCGGTGATGGAGCATACAATAGTATTGATGTCTTAACACTTCAGAAATGGCTGCTTGGAAATCAGAACTCCAAATTATCAAATTGGGAATATGCAGATTTCAGTAAAAACGGAAAACTCGATATTGCTGATTTTTGTTTAATCAAGAGTAATCTCGTTAAATAA
- a CDS encoding plasmid recombination protein: MKEKRLTFSQGKGSISHNNREFVANNVDLLRTPDNITFIAQPIAEAYDQLFRESTERYNAKQTRNDRKISNYYEHLFGCKPCSTIKVNALDQKSFYEVIVQVGKKEDTGIGTGDDKIAAEILKEYMEGFQKRNPNFYVFNAVLHMDEATPHLHFDYIPVGHYKRGQDTQNGIAQALKEMGWGGGKMAIARWRDSETEVLNNICREHGIEPLPPEESRGTLEVEEYKEQRRKADALAAENVQVSAELNESKSELEKITKKKVDIEKIENIEVKESVFGKKVTLSRENYDKLNDAAKKYVAMEKNTKKLRKERDNAVQECIAVKKQLETVSSELSVYKKKEENSHCFTREKLNAESRRIKREEQLNTDLQKAKAFISACGLADEFEHYRNNRHRSSELE, translated from the coding sequence ATGAAAGAAAAAAGACTGACTTTTAGCCAGGGCAAGGGTTCGATTTCCCATAACAATCGTGAGTTTGTTGCGAACAATGTTGATCTACTCCGTACTCCGGATAATATAACTTTTATCGCACAGCCTATAGCCGAAGCATATGATCAGCTTTTCAGGGAATCAACTGAAAGATACAATGCAAAACAGACCAGAAACGACCGTAAGATTAGTAATTACTATGAACATCTTTTCGGATGCAAGCCATGCAGTACTATAAAAGTCAATGCACTCGATCAGAAAAGTTTTTACGAAGTTATCGTTCAGGTCGGCAAAAAAGAAGATACAGGTATCGGAACCGGAGACGATAAGATTGCAGCTGAAATTCTGAAAGAATACATGGAAGGTTTTCAGAAACGTAATCCTAACTTCTATGTCTTCAATGCTGTTCTCCATATGGATGAAGCCACGCCACATCTTCATTTCGACTATATTCCCGTCGGTCACTACAAGCGTGGTCAGGACACACAGAACGGTATAGCTCAGGCTTTGAAAGAAATGGGATGGGGCGGCGGTAAAATGGCTATTGCAAGATGGCGTGATTCGGAGACCGAAGTGCTTAACAATATCTGCCGTGAACACGGTATTGAACCTCTCCCTCCTGAAGAATCCAGAGGAACGCTTGAAGTAGAAGAATACAAGGAACAGCGCAGGAAGGCTGATGCACTGGCGGCAGAAAACGTTCAGGTTAGTGCAGAACTTAATGAATCCAAATCTGAACTTGAAAAAATTACAAAGAAGAAAGTAGATATAGAGAAGATTGAGAATATTGAAGTTAAAGAATCTGTGTTTGGCAAGAAAGTTACTCTTTCCAGAGAAAACTACGATAAGCTTAATGATGCTGCAAAAAAGTATGTCGCAATGGAGAAGAACACCAAAAAGCTCAGAAAGGAACGTGACAATGCCGTTCAGGAATGTATTGCTGTAAAGAAGCAGCTTGAAACGGTTTCCTCGGAACTTTCCGTTTATAAAAAGAAAGAAGAGAACAGTCACTGTTTTACCCGTGAAAAACTGAATGCAGAAAGCAGACGAATAAAAAGAGAGGAACAGCTTAATACTGATCTTCAAAAGGCAAAAGCCTTTATTTCAGCCTGCGGACTGGCTGATGAATTTGAACATTATAGAAACAACAGACACAGAAGTTCTGAATTAGAATAA
- a CDS encoding HEPN domain-containing protein, translated as MGRSYRDSDSRRYFDWLFHANLDFLAAKNLIKDTRCYNSAAFHCQQCIEKALKGYLLFKKHKLYDGHNLTWLCKQAAMCDEHFNQWVGQSSSLNRFYIETRYPADIPLDIDTETIDNLMNSMTDMLEFITEQIRFDFVSYHRRKK; from the coding sequence ATGGGGAGAAGTTATAGAGATAGCGACAGCAGAAGGTACTTTGACTGGCTGTTTCACGCCAATCTTGACTTTCTCGCTGCCAAGAATCTCATCAAGGACACAAGGTGCTACAATTCTGCAGCATTTCACTGCCAGCAGTGCATCGAAAAGGCACTTAAGGGGTATCTGCTGTTCAAGAAGCACAAGCTGTATGACGGACACAACCTGACCTGGCTGTGCAAGCAGGCTGCCATGTGTGACGAGCATTTCAACCAGTGGGTAGGTCAGAGCTCATCGCTCAACCGTTTCTACATTGAAACAAGGTATCCGGCCGACATTCCGCTGGACATCGACACCGAGACCATCGACAATCTGATGAATTCGATGACCGATATGCTGGAGTTCATAACTGAACAGATAAGATTTGATTTTGTGAGCTATCACAGACGTAAAAAATAA
- a CDS encoding tyrosine-type recombinase/integrase — translation MATIKKRGGSYLIRVSCGYDVNGKHMEQSMTWKPDEGMSRKQIEKELNRQAVMFEESVSHGYKASAMKFQELAEEWFESYAKNALRSTTYERMIQLTHRVYPAIGHLRIDKITARQLQSFVNSLAKEGANEKTGKPLAPKTIRHNLSFISDVFSYAVRMDLVAENPCRKVTVPKGEVREKQIYSQEEIAKLLTAINGEDTKYRAFFYLIAYSGLRRSEMLGLEWKDVDFENNIISVRRTSNYTSGRGIYTDTTKTRRSKRVLKISSYIMDILRELKAEHDEEALRIGDKWVNSDRLFVKWNGEPMNNQTPYGWLKEFCEKNEMPFYGIHSFRHFAASALISSGLDVVTVSGALGHCNSGTTLNVYAHMFQTAQARVAQAMDGAFSFLPVEDTVS, via the coding sequence ATGGCAACGATAAAGAAACGCGGCGGCAGCTATCTTATAAGAGTAAGCTGCGGCTATGATGTAAACGGTAAACACATGGAACAGTCCATGACATGGAAACCCGATGAGGGCATGAGCAGGAAGCAGATTGAAAAGGAACTTAACCGTCAGGCGGTCATGTTTGAGGAATCTGTCAGCCACGGCTACAAGGCATCTGCTATGAAGTTTCAGGAGCTTGCTGAGGAGTGGTTCGAGAGTTATGCTAAGAACGCGCTCAGAAGTACTACCTATGAGAGAATGATTCAGCTCACGCATCGTGTCTATCCTGCAATAGGTCATCTGCGTATTGACAAGATCACAGCAAGACAGCTACAGAGTTTTGTAAATTCTCTTGCCAAAGAGGGAGCAAACGAAAAGACCGGCAAGCCTCTTGCTCCGAAAACGATACGTCATAATCTGAGTTTCATCTCGGACGTGTTCAGCTATGCAGTTCGTATGGATCTTGTGGCGGAAAATCCGTGCAGAAAAGTGACAGTCCCTAAAGGTGAAGTCAGGGAGAAGCAGATCTATTCCCAGGAAGAGATAGCGAAGCTCCTTACCGCAATAAACGGTGAAGATACGAAGTACAGAGCTTTCTTCTATCTGATAGCATACAGTGGTTTACGCAGAAGTGAGATGCTCGGTCTGGAATGGAAAGACGTTGATTTTGAGAATAACATTATCAGCGTAAGGAGGACAAGTAATTACACGTCCGGTCGTGGTATCTATACCGATACGACAAAGACAAGACGTTCAAAGCGTGTTCTCAAGATCAGTTCGTACATTATGGATATTCTCAGAGAACTGAAAGCTGAGCATGATGAAGAAGCACTCCGTATCGGAGACAAATGGGTGAACAGTGACAGACTCTTTGTAAAATGGAACGGTGAACCTATGAACAATCAGACCCCTTACGGCTGGCTGAAAGAGTTCTGTGAAAAGAACGAAATGCCTTTCTATGGTATCCACAGCTTCCGTCACTTCGCAGCTTCTGCTCTTATTTCATCAGGGCTGGATGTTGTAACTGTATCCGGTGCGTTAGGGCACTGTAACTCAGGAACGACACTTAATGTTTATGCTCATATGTTCCAGACTGCACAGGCAAGAGTAGCTCAGGCAATGGACGGAGCTTTCAGTTTTTTACCTGTTGAAGATACAGTAAGTTAA
- a CDS encoding helix-turn-helix domain-containing protein, which yields MNTTEKKAIVDNILELLIQLTEDGESTATQNVKAPVENKVEMLTIKESAALISGLSEHTVRQLVRQGKVKSVRTGAGKNGKILVNKTDLVEYFQGKGA from the coding sequence ATGAATACTACAGAAAAGAAAGCAATCGTAGACAACATTCTGGAACTGCTTATTCAGCTTACAGAAGATGGTGAAAGCACTGCTACGCAGAACGTCAAAGCACCAGTCGAAAATAAAGTCGAAATGCTGACTATAAAAGAAAGTGCTGCACTCATCAGCGGACTTTCTGAACACACAGTTCGTCAGCTTGTGAGACAAGGCAAGGTCAAGTCAGTAAGAACCGGTGCAGGAAAGAACGGAAAAATACTCGTGAACAAAACTGACCTTGTGGAATATTTTCAGGGAAAGGGTGCGTGA
- a CDS encoding AAA family ATPase, whose product MFEMFYGMQHTPFTRGIPSDQLHRTHQNTEVFSRLIITAQKQSFALLIGEPGTGKTSTLRRLKDELPESEYMVLYVSDSKLTPRSFYNYLLNQLGCKSEFHRNAARNALHKQIEIMRNMQKRKVVVILDEAHLLPKEMLEEARFLLNYKMDSENPMALILSGQTELWDKLRLSAYRAILERVDVECFLTPMDFSETKQYIESQLHYAGQENPVFTEDAMKSIFTFSGGNPRLVNRACSQSLIYGAQMKQTCIDSKSVDIVLENEVTGAGH is encoded by the coding sequence ATGTTTGAAATGTTTTATGGTATGCAGCATACACCGTTTACGCGCGGTATTCCATCTGATCAGCTGCACAGAACACATCAGAATACTGAAGTTTTCAGTCGTCTGATCATCACTGCACAGAAACAGTCATTCGCACTGCTGATTGGTGAACCAGGTACCGGCAAGACAAGTACACTTCGTCGTTTAAAGGATGAACTTCCTGAATCAGAGTACATGGTTCTGTACGTTTCTGATTCAAAACTGACTCCGCGAAGCTTCTACAACTATCTCCTGAACCAGCTCGGATGCAAATCCGAATTTCATCGCAATGCAGCGAGAAACGCTTTGCATAAGCAGATTGAAATAATGAGGAATATGCAGAAACGTAAAGTGGTCGTGATTCTTGACGAAGCACATCTGTTGCCAAAAGAAATGCTTGAAGAGGCCCGCTTTCTTCTGAATTACAAAATGGATTCCGAAAATCCAATGGCACTAATACTTTCGGGTCAGACTGAACTCTGGGACAAACTCCGTCTTTCCGCATACAGAGCCATTCTTGAAAGAGTAGATGTTGAATGCTTTCTTACTCCTATGGATTTTTCAGAAACCAAGCAGTACATTGAATCACAGCTTCATTATGCCGGACAGGAAAATCCTGTCTTCACTGAAGATGCAATGAAATCTATTTTTACTTTTTCAGGCGGAAATCCACGACTCGTAAACCGTGCCTGCAGTCAGTCACTTATCTATGGTGCACAGATGAAACAGACCTGTATCGACAGCAAATCTGTAGATATTGTACTTGAAAACGAAGTAACCGGAGCCGGTCACTGA
- a CDS encoding dockerin type I repeat-containing protein: MIDSNFRPVPDAGDNSEKITFNDYEFVYEILNVVTELMNNNKDVDIRSAGDKLDLETPENSKVEVRVGSVESLQTVKEYVINRGYSENSLSVIVDPAFQPVPDGNAVCFGDLNSDQTIDVTDLTELSLALLGDKELTEDQQKAADIDGDGSVTLADLARLQQFLSKKIDKL, encoded by the coding sequence GTGATTGATTCTAATTTCAGACCAGTGCCTGATGCTGGGGATAATTCTGAAAAGATCACTTTTAATGATTATGAGTTTGTTTACGAAATATTAAATGTAGTGACCGAACTGATGAATAACAATAAAGACGTTGATATTCGTTCAGCTGGTGATAAACTAGATTTGGAAACACCAGAAAACAGTAAAGTAGAGGTAAGAGTAGGAAGCGTAGAATCGTTACAGACTGTAAAGGAATATGTTATTAATCGTGGATATTCAGAAAATAGCCTAAGTGTTATAGTTGACCCAGCATTTCAGCCGGTGCCTGATGGAAACGCTGTATGTTTCGGGGATTTAAATTCAGATCAAACAATCGATGTAACAGATCTTACAGAACTTTCACTTGCACTTTTAGGTGATAAGGAACTTACAGAAGATCAACAGAAGGCTGCTGACATTGACGGGGATGGATCAGTAACACTCGCCGACCTTGCAAGACTTCAGCAGTTTCTTTCAAAGAAAATTGATAAACTGTGA
- a CDS encoding ISL3 family transposase produces the protein MLCNNYIKKILNVKYTAIDKTVFEDDTFIIQVHATKGHQCRCGICGRKCKVYDAGNYGARTWRACDWSTYKVILVAPSCRVRCPEHGVVTCQFPWARHNSGFTYDFEQITAWLAVNCSKVAVSEFMRISWGTVGAIVKRVNDALDTDPEKRFNNLFRIGVDETSYKKGHKYITTVINHDTGKVIWASEGHGKSVFSSFFDQLTEEQRANIQLVSGDGAKWIDECIKEYCPNAERCVDPFHVISWAMEALDDMRVDTWRSIKKEVALCKRPAKRGRKPKDTPKTIDVAKEIKTSKLILGKSMEKLTSRQADKIDWISKTDPKLFRAYKLKEALRYVFHSDTAEEAEEKLDAWIKWARHCRLPKFVELQKKINRHRKSILNTIKYHLSNARVEAINNKIKLSIRMAYGFRNIDNMLAMIMLRCSGIDVRLPWN, from the coding sequence ATGCTTTGTAATAATTATATCAAAAAAATCTTAAATGTCAAGTATACAGCGATAGATAAAACTGTATTTGAAGACGACACGTTTATCATTCAGGTCCATGCAACCAAAGGACATCAGTGCAGATGCGGAATCTGCGGCAGGAAATGTAAAGTATATGATGCAGGAAACTATGGAGCAAGAACGTGGCGAGCATGTGACTGGTCAACATACAAAGTGATACTTGTAGCCCCATCATGCAGAGTCAGGTGTCCTGAACACGGAGTAGTTACATGTCAGTTTCCGTGGGCAAGGCATAACTCAGGTTTCACCTATGATTTTGAGCAGATAACAGCCTGGCTGGCTGTTAATTGTTCTAAAGTTGCAGTTTCAGAATTCATGAGAATTTCATGGGGTACCGTTGGAGCAATCGTTAAAAGAGTAAACGATGCACTTGATACTGACCCTGAAAAAAGATTTAATAATCTCTTTAGAATCGGTGTAGATGAAACAAGCTACAAGAAAGGTCATAAATACATAACGACGGTGATAAACCATGATACCGGAAAGGTGATATGGGCATCTGAAGGTCATGGTAAAAGTGTGTTTTCTTCATTCTTTGATCAGCTAACAGAAGAACAGAGAGCAAACATACAACTCGTATCCGGAGACGGAGCTAAATGGATTGATGAATGTATAAAAGAATACTGTCCAAACGCTGAGCGCTGTGTAGATCCTTTTCACGTAATCAGCTGGGCAATGGAAGCACTTGACGATATGCGCGTAGATACATGGCGTTCAATCAAAAAGGAAGTAGCACTATGTAAAAGACCAGCCAAACGTGGTCGTAAGCCCAAGGATACTCCGAAGACGATTGACGTTGCTAAAGAAATAAAGACATCCAAGCTCATATTAGGAAAGTCGATGGAAAAACTCACGTCCAGGCAAGCTGACAAGATTGACTGGATATCGAAAACAGATCCTAAACTATTCAGAGCTTACAAACTTAAAGAAGCGCTTAGATACGTCTTTCATAGTGATACAGCTGAGGAGGCTGAAGAAAAACTTGATGCATGGATTAAGTGGGCAAGACATTGTCGTTTGCCAAAGTTTGTTGAGCTACAAAAGAAAATCAATCGTCATAGAAAATCGATTCTGAACACGATAAAATATCATCTTTCGAACGCAAGAGTTGAAGCAATTAACAACAAGATAAAACTATCTATACGTATGGCCTATGGCTTCAGAAATATCGATAACATGTTAGCTATGATAATGCTGAGATGCTCAGGCATTGATGTTAGACTGCCTTGGAATTAG
- a CDS encoding dockerin type I repeat-containing protein, with the protein MNTDFFVLDNEYKDTVYDLLKHNSNVVKIEECQSILECESALTNFCIKTDLSIDEVYEEYPGLLLENGRKLRESDKDWCDAPEDWSYVFSCKGRKDTETYPSFYSSIKKLHDNNIPFGYDVLIATEYGRQQSATSSELIYNAANTVIVGDVDCNTLIDVTDLTDLSLALIGDKELTEDQQKAADIDGDGSVTLADLARLQQYLSKKIDKL; encoded by the coding sequence ATGAATACGGATTTTTTCGTACTTGATAACGAATATAAAGATACTGTTTATGATCTTTTAAAACATAACAGTAATGTGGTGAAAATAGAGGAATGTCAGAGTATTCTTGAATGTGAATCTGCACTCACAAATTTCTGTATAAAAACCGATCTTTCCATAGATGAGGTTTATGAGGAATATCCTGGACTTTTACTCGAAAATGGACGTAAGCTTCGCGAATCAGATAAAGACTGGTGTGATGCTCCGGAAGACTGGAGTTATGTATTTTCATGCAAGGGAAGAAAAGATACCGAGACATATCCTTCGTTTTACAGTTCAATAAAGAAACTTCATGATAATAACATTCCGTTCGGATATGATGTTCTTATCGCTACAGAATATGGTCGTCAGCAGTCTGCAACAAGTTCAGAACTGATTTATAACGCAGCCAATACTGTTATAGTTGGTGATGTCGATTGTAATACATTGATTGACGTAACTGATCTTACCGATCTTTCTCTTGCCCTTATTGGCGATAAGGAACTTACAGAAGATCAGCAGAAGGCAGCTGACATTGACGGTGACGGATCAGTAACTCTTGCCGACCTTGCAAGACTCCAGCAGTATCTTTCAAAGAAAATTGATAAACTGTGA
- a CDS encoding transposase produces MYINYNIVNGKEYGTVTASVRKGKSVSKGKQIYLGRVIDKENGIFKNRERGLFKYDLATDSYSSVSADFEEPKDQRKTKYQKRPVLIVSFGDIYLLDSFMNKSGIMSAVNAINYKNQDTLHALVAYYILTTYSNCHAEDWWELTYARYLYPKAQMASQRISDALADIGSEDAKRHFFKEYFKFLSLKKDADESNEIDDGILIDSSGLPNSIHFPLTAVSNHNGIISEELRLIYVVQQHTGMPLFFRYVAGNVIDVSTITRTIAELKANGINTKFAILDAGYYTGVNADALLDSGISFMARMKSNFKVYKRIVSEHLNNLMIKENAVIFNKRLIYIKCVPCEIGQKENRKAYAFLCKDMTAYNEGQKNAIARAEDESLTASDIYDDLQRQGVFVIVSTRKVAVEKILPLYYMRDQVEKIFELCKQGGKILPINVESEATLRGHLMLTFIATVVLKMMSDKLRNTALTTESVFMNLHEQHAIVYDKEFVTTEPIKKMNDAYKAFKIQCPVSIKRLLDNVD; encoded by the coding sequence ATGTATATAAACTATAATATCGTAAACGGTAAAGAATATGGAACAGTGACTGCATCTGTTCGAAAAGGAAAAAGTGTTTCAAAAGGCAAACAAATATATCTCGGAAGAGTAATAGACAAGGAAAATGGTATATTCAAAAATCGTGAAAGAGGGTTGTTTAAATACGATCTTGCAACAGATTCATACAGTTCTGTTTCAGCAGATTTTGAAGAGCCAAAAGACCAGCGAAAAACAAAGTATCAAAAACGTCCAGTTCTGATAGTATCTTTCGGAGATATATATTTACTTGATTCATTCATGAACAAAAGTGGAATTATGTCAGCAGTGAATGCAATCAATTATAAAAATCAGGATACCCTTCATGCGCTGGTTGCTTACTACATATTAACAACATACTCCAACTGTCATGCAGAAGACTGGTGGGAACTTACATATGCCAGATATCTTTATCCTAAAGCACAGATGGCATCTCAGAGAATAAGCGATGCACTCGCTGATATAGGCAGTGAAGATGCTAAGCGCCACTTCTTCAAGGAATACTTTAAGTTTCTTTCCTTAAAAAAAGACGCAGATGAATCAAATGAAATTGATGACGGTATACTTATTGATAGTTCAGGGCTTCCAAATTCTATACATTTTCCATTAACCGCCGTAAGCAATCATAACGGAATAATCAGTGAGGAACTGAGGCTCATTTACGTTGTTCAGCAGCACACTGGAATGCCGTTGTTTTTCAGATATGTTGCAGGTAATGTTATCGATGTAAGTACAATAACAAGAACTATAGCTGAACTAAAAGCGAATGGCATAAATACCAAATTTGCGATTCTTGATGCCGGATATTATACAGGAGTAAATGCCGATGCACTTCTTGATTCAGGAATTTCTTTTATGGCTCGAATGAAAAGTAATTTCAAGGTGTACAAACGAATCGTAAGTGAACATCTTAATAATCTGATGATTAAGGAAAATGCAGTGATATTCAACAAACGACTTATCTATATCAAATGCGTTCCATGTGAAATAGGTCAGAAAGAAAATCGTAAAGCATACGCTTTCCTGTGTAAGGATATGACGGCATACAATGAAGGACAGAAAAATGCTATTGCAAGAGCTGAAGATGAAAGTCTTACAGCATCAGATATTTATGATGATTTACAAAGGCAAGGAGTATTTGTGATTGTATCAACCAGAAAAGTTGCAGTCGAAAAAATACTGCCTCTTTATTATATGCGTGATCAGGTTGAAAAAATATTTGAGCTATGCAAACAGGGAGGTAAAATACTTCCGATTAACGTAGAGTCAGAAGCAACATTACGTGGGCATTTGATGTTGACTTTTATTGCAACTGTTGTACTTAAAATGATGAGTGACAAGCTAAGAAATACTGCCTTGACAACTGAATCTGTGTTTATGAATTTACATGAACAGCATGCCATCGTGTATGACAAGGAATTTGTAACAACAGAACCGATTAAGAAAATGAACGATGCATACAAGGCTTTTAAAATTCAATGTCCTGTTTCTATAAAACGTCTGCTTGATAATGTAGACTAA